TCAAGCTTGAGTGTTAGTTTCCACCCAGAATAATCAGTCTCCATCTTCAAAATGTTGTAATGAGTAATAACATGATTCAAGAAGCTCTATAAGATACAAATGACCACCACACTCTCCAAAATACATAACTTTCGACTCATCGACATTAGGCGAAGCAGGCAACGGCTTAACAAGTTCTTGTTCAACATCAAAATACATTGAGGACTCAGGATTTGCTGCATATCTGACACTCCCAATCCAGTGCAAACAACCATTCCAGTAGACACCAGATGTCATGAAACTCATAGCATGCCCATAAAAAGGATTTGAATTGAGCTTCCTCCAAGTGTTAGTTTTAGACGAGTATATTTCAAGATAATACTTATTATCAACATCCTGATCCCAATAATCATGATAAAAGGGTTCAATTTTCCAAATGCAGATAACTTTATAGTCCACGGACTTCATTGGATCAAAAGCTAAACTGATACTAAAACTGTTGCCGTGTATGTTAACCATATATCAAACTTCTCCTCCAGGTAAACTGCAACAACTAGTTAGAGAGTAGGAATCATGTAGATACCAACTACCTCAACCGGTAGTTAGTGTCAGTGATGACAGCTtagaaacacaaactacagaaaAGTTGGCGTATCTCCCTGAACACAGGCGACTGGATAACATCACTCAGACAAGCAGCTTCTCTCTAACAATTCACAAACTGTGCTTGGATGTTTGAcagacaaaaaaagaagaagagaatatcaGAGTTAACTGCATTAGACACAGGCGAGTGACTCAACGTAGTGATGAACATGACCTTTTATGCCTCCACAAACAGGAGGCTTAAGATAAAAATATCTGTCATGACAAGTATGAATTTCGGTAGCACTCATTTCTTTAAAATCATAAGATACAAGCTTATCCCCAGATACGGAAACCACCAGCTTTGACAATGATTCTGCTTCATCTTCCTTGAGGAACAATACTACTCTATAAAGATATATAAATTCAAGTGGATCGTTCCCAGGATAAAGAGCTACAAGTCTATCCAAGTCAAGCCTGTATATACGTTTCCAACCAGAGTAATCAATCTCCATCTTTAAAATGTCGAAACGAGCTTCACATGATTCAAGCTCTATAAGATACAAATTACCACCACATTCTCCGAAATACATAACAGTGAGCGGCTGAACAAACTTAACAGTATCAGTAGGCGAAGCTGGCAACGGCTTCACTATTTCTTGTTTGATATCGAAATAAATTGACGACTCCGAATTCTGATACCCAATCCAGTGCAAACAACCATTCCAATATACACCAGGTCGCTcatttaatttaattgaatacgGAGAATCGAGCTTCTTCCAAGAGTTTGTTTTAGATGAGTATATTTCAAAATAGTACTTACCATGAACTTCTGCATTCCAATCTTTAGTACAACAGGGTTCAACGTTCCAAATGCAAATAACTTGATAGTGTTGATCCAGTGACTTGAGTGGATCAAAAGCTAAACTGATACTGCAAACCTTGATAAAACAATTGTCCCGTTCAGGGGGAACATTATCTCTGAAAGGAGATGGTGGAAGACATCTGTATTGCCTGGTGGTTGGGTTGTAGATGTAAGTTTTGTACGTAAAAATATGTTGTGGTACGCAACCCCAATCAAAATGACCATCAATTTTATAAACATCAATGTCATCATCAATTTTAGCATCAATTTCAGTCTGTCTAGTGCAACATAAAAGACCATTACAAGATTGACTGATCCGGAAACGATACTCCCCCACCGACTCATACTTACCCGGCTCTGGATCGTCGCCGAATTTACGAGGGATTTTAAACTACCACCACTGGCAGTCACCTCCTTCTCCTCTCCTAGATATCCTTGTTCATATTTACTACCGTCAAGAAGGAGAAAATCGTAAGAATAGTCGTAATAAGGATCAGCAATTACTGGTGAGCTATTAAGGAAGAATCCAGTGGTTTTAGGGTTTTGTCGTCGAAAGTGGCTAATAGCAAAAATTGGGTCAGTAATAATAGAAAGCCATTGTTTGGATACAGACTTGAGCACAAGCAGTGATTTTGAAGGTAGACATATCAGAATAAGTGTTAACAGACCAATATCACTAATTACTTTATCTATAACAGAACAAACCGAAGAAGATGTTTCGGTTGATGATGATGTTTGGTAAATTGACATCCCATGCGCAGTGGAACACATGATCATAAAGAGCAACTGGTGATTTCTACCAAATAGGAAGAATAATAAGAGAACATAATtctagtcatatatatatatatatatagagagagagaacACAAACTTGGCCTCAAAGTTTTAATCTCAACTCTTTCCAAAACTCTgtcaaacctagattaggaaatccaaccaatgTGGAAACCGACCAATAACGATTGAAAAGGTCTAAAACAGGAAATCACTTATTAATTACCTAACAGATGATAACATGATCGTATCTGAGATTGGCGACGAAGAAACGGTAGAAATCCCCATGACCCATCCTCATACTTCAGAAACCCCTGTTCTTTTTCTGAGATAGTCGTCAGAAAATAATTATAGGGATTTTTTCTTTTATACTTCGTGTTGCTCAAGTCAAAGTGAGAAATCGGGTACATCTTAAAGTGAATACGGGTTAATCCATAGACCGGTTAATGATATGAATTTTACCCATGGGGTTATCCACATCGGTATGTATATGCATGGCTGAATAAAGTACTCGTGGCTTTAACTTAATAATAATGTTGTCAAGCGGACACTTCCTACACTATTATTAATGGCTTTAACTGCATTCAAACAATCTCCTTCTAGATGAAGCTTTTCCACTGCTACAGATTTTGCCACTTTATGTCTGGTAATGCTTCAGCCTGCTCCTTATCCTAACCTAATCCAGCAagtgtgtaggatcagaatctcgcaacgataatgtctcagcgaaattatcaactacacaacacaacagcgtcgcagaacaatttcagaaatgatacgataaacgacgtcagctaggatcatgagaaagaagtgatagtcctgcgaaaattatagaacttgcgaaattaacatttgtaaggttgcgagaatgtcgcagaccatacccgaaaataaaggacagattaaatgtcatccactatgtatttccctataaatagtcgttcaagttgtaaagaaagtgagagatcttttttgagtaagaaacaagtaaataggagagagaaagtcgagaacagaggtcattcttgatttctttatcttttcttataagaacattcaaagattgatcaataaaatgaagagtgtaaacctaaaaatgagttgattaataatgaaatcatatgaggggtgtagtgtaggatttcctgcaactacaaagtgATTGTGCTCCTCCACATTGCCTTGCATCATTAAACATAATAAGACCTATACCCAGAGTAGTTGCGATAGCACCAACCCACCTTATACTGTTTAGCTGCCCTGCTGATTCTGTTCATATTTTGAGATTATTATCACCCATTTAACATGAAGCCATCATATTAACATAACTTCCTTGCTGGTTCACAATCCAAGTGTGATCCAAGGCCTGGTTGTTCATAACAAACGCCTTGAACGAACGTCAGTTTCCAAGTTTATAAAGTAAAATAAACGTATCCCGTAGAGTTAATTAGGATCCACTCTCTAACCGTGCAACAAATAACATTTTCAAAAAAGGTACTGTATTAGAATGAACGCAAGAAAATTATCATAAGAAATAATTTacctagcttaattgggggccatcagaattaattgggggccatgcattggaggacaaaaaaggtcaccataACCTAATTTGGATCAccccttataaaaatatttttttaaatggcCAAAACGCCCTTAAATGATTAGAGtcaaaatttaattaattagtgataatcttaattaattagtgataatcttacttaattagagtttaattttttttccagattttttatctgcaatttttagtctaacttttttttccttttttttttttgcccagatagtatgagaaatcgtcaaggtattaaaaaatttcattgacgaccctcaatagtcgttaatgtttagactgtttaagtgacgactctaaactgtcgaagattcattaatggcggaaatgtacgacagttttgggtcgtcataaaaatgatcaattccctgacgatcctttggaagggtcgttagtgttttggttacgcatttgacgacttaaacagtcgttaaaattttagaaatgtcgttatagactgtccttaatctctaaaaagagtcattagtgtatgacagtttagagtcgttattgttttgatcatgatgtatatgacgaccctaaactgtcgttaatgtcggtgaagggtcgttacttgaaaaaaatataatcaagggtaaaatagtatattcatcttccgatttttacactcctgaaaaatttgggggcaaacaaaattccatggcccccaattagaaaCCATCGCTCCTAATTAAGCTAGGATAATTTATTGACATTCCTCTGTTTATAAAATCGAATAACCATTACAAgtagaaaaaaaataatagaacCCTAAGAATAGTAATAAAAGTTTTAATCTCAAGGAATCTGAATTTTTGTCCCCACCATTAATTCCACCATGCACTTCTTATGGAAAGTATGTGATGAATAATTCGAAACTACAGCATCACCAACACCACCATCGATATCTCGAAGACAGATTGAACACATTTCTGGATCATCTAAAGCAATAATATTTTTGAGGAACAATTTAAAAACTTCACGATCAATAACCTTTTTTAAGGTtgggtttggtaatgtttttattttttcaaaagcactttcaaaatttatatatgttaataatttttgaatggtttttgataaaaaaaaatcaaaatattttttaccCAAAGAACTTCtcaaattcctcaatttttaaaagctggggaggagaagcttttaaaagctacaaaagcataa
This genomic stretch from Papaver somniferum cultivar HN1 chromosome 5, ASM357369v1, whole genome shotgun sequence harbors:
- the LOC113280203 gene encoding F-box protein At5g07610-like; this translates as MCSTAHGMSIYQTSSSTETSSSVCSVIDKVISDIGLLTLILICLPSKSLLVLKSVSKQWLSIITDPIFAISHFRRQNPKTTGFFLNSSPVIADPYYDYSYDFLLLDGSKYEQGYLGEEKEVTASGGSLKSLVNSATIQSRTEIDAKIDDDIDVYKIDGHFDWGCVPQHIFTYKTYIYNPTTRQYRCLPPSPFRDNVPPERDNCFIKVCSISLAFDPLKSLDQHYQVICIWNVEPCCTKDWNAEVHGKYYFEIYSSKTNSWKKLDSPYSIKLNERPGVYWNGCLHWIGYQNSESSIYFDIKQEIVKPLPASPTDTVKFVQPLTVMYFGECGGNLYLIELESCEARFDILKMEIDYSGWKRIYRLDLDRLVALYPGNDPLEFIYLYRVVLFLKEDEAESLSKLVVSVSGDKLVSYDFKEMSATEIHTCHDRYFYLKPPVCGGIKGHVHHYVESLACV